In the Colletotrichum lupini chromosome 1, complete sequence genome, one interval contains:
- a CDS encoding Mov34/MPN/PAD-1 family protein: protein MNKYRTLARREGSLSSYDTTTTITYPASTTPTTARNHHRFSNPLSSPEPEPIDLAKLRNPSIMPATTAETLSLVQRNVSVAPLVLLSVVDHYNRAVAKGSKRRVVGVLLGSNDGNNVRVSNSFAVPFEEDDKDPSVWFLDHNYVEGMNDMFKKVNAREKPIGWYHSGPKLRASDLEINELFKRYTPNPLLVIIDVQPKEAGVPTDAYFAVEEIKDDGTTTSRTFVHTPSIIEAEEAEEIGVEHLLRDIRDVAVGTLSTRITNQLQSLQGLHLRLRDIGAYLQKVLDGQLPVNHAILGNLQDVFNLLPNLSTPKADGKSSGGELSHAMSIKTNDQLMAIYLSSLIRAITAFHDLIENKIQNRQQAEEKEAKKEEEANGKDGKKDDKANGVNGENKEASDKEKEAKKEKK from the exons ATGAACAAATATCGGAC CTTAGCTAGGCGGGAAGGCAGCCTTAGCAGTTacgacaccaccaccaccatcacaTACCCTGCCTCTACTACACCCACCACAGCCCGAAACCACCACCGATTCAGCAACCCTCTATCTTCCCCCGAACCCGAACCAATCGACCTAGCGAAGCTACGAAATCCCTCTATCATGCCTGCCACCACCGCAGAGACTCTGTCTCTCGTTCAGCGGAATGTCTCCGTTGCCCCTCTCGTGCTTCTTTCCGTCGTCGACCACTACAATCGCGCGGTAGCCAAGGGATCGAAACGGAGAGTGGTGGGTGTTCTGCTGGGTTCAAATGACGGAAACAATGTCCGCGTATCCAACAGTTTCGCAG TGCCGTTCGAGGAAGATGACAAGGACCCCTCAGTGTGGTTCCTGGACCACAACTACGTCGAGGGAATGAATGATATGTTCAAGAAGGTCAACGCGAGAGAAAAGCCGATCGGCTGGTACCACTCCGGCCCCAAGCTGCGGGCGTCCGATCTCGAGATCAACGAGCTGTTCAAGCGCTACACCCCCAACCCTCTCCTAGTCATCATTGACGTCCAGCCGAAGGAGGCGGGTGTGCCGACGGACGCATACTTCGCCGTCGAAGAGATCAAGGAT GATGGTACCACCACGTCAAGAACCTTCGTCCACACCCCGTCGATCATCGAGGCCGAGGAAGCAGAGGAGATTGGTGTCGAGCACCTCCTTCGTGACATCCGCGATGTCGCTGTTGGAACCCTCTCGACGAGAATAACAAATCAGCTTCAGTCACTCCAAGGGCTGCATCTTCGTCTCCGCGATATCGGTGCCTACCTCCAGAAGGTTCTCGACGGCCAGCTGCCCGTGAACCATGCCATCCTGGGCAACCTGCAGGATGTCTTCAACCTCCTTCCCAACCTGTCCACGCCAAAGGCCGATGGCAAGTCCAGCGGCGGCGAGCTTTCTCACGCCATGAGCATCAAGACTAACGACCAGCTCATGGCCATCTACCTTAGCAGTTTGATCCGCGCCATCACTGCCTTCCACGACCTTATCGAGAACAAGATTCAGAACCGACAGCAGgcagaggagaaggaggccaagaaggaggaggaggcgaaCGGCAAGGACGGAAAGAAGGACGATAAGGCGAACGGTGTAAACGGCGAGAACAAGGAGGCATCTgacaaggagaaggaggcgaagaaggagaagaaatAG
- a CDS encoding ATPase yields the protein MPDQDSRSAAAEKADTALSTSPEQQQVQTTSTETAEVAKPKGKSLPFLEYVYVCEERLTILSQRFETVFSFFKLLFYANPTWLDYTLVCVGTIAAIGSGVPFPLMGILFGQLIDDMNGATCADGIGDVGAYQDAVNDKVIKLVWITCVAFCLIYTHTTCWGIISQRLASRLRETYFQSLLRQDVGFFESRQAGEVSSRLNSDIQTIQSGTSEKVSHFIGTISFFVTAYVIGFIKYAPLAGMLVSLIPAYLLASMICGSYIQKWSGAMSEGMAKASSIASEALSHVAVVQAFGAGPRLENKFAGHVMVAQKEGIKKAIAAASNAGLLYFIAYAANALAYWQGSKAISRSVAGTGDGTSVGDIYTVVFLIVDACIMLGTIAPLLPLFGSAAAAFVKLREDIDKHSTIDSVTEDGDRLPTNIHGEVELRGVTFSYPSRPDTDVLKNISLVCPGGKYTAIVGLSGSGKSTIAGLATRIYDPKEGTVLIDGQDIRNLNVRNVRSYISLVQQEPSLLDRSVIENIALGLVNSPKEEHQRLKETLYGPQLAQLAEDLMAGEDLNTAAQKYGPEVVEIVKLVQNATDLADATSFIDRLKHGFGTAVGSGGKLVSGGQRQRVALARALIRDPKILILDEATAALDSASEARIQKAVENVSKGRTLISIAHRLSTIKNADNIIVMSAGDIMEQGTHADLIARNGAYANLVNLQNINGSEEEKAPSRASTAVESSAASVDAETPGVDPKDLARAIETEAGTDAVVTEKTKKQLKKEAKELKKKKKNAALETENSGLDNDRSTWWITKKAGVMVRPHILYLLLAMVSAFIVGCTFSASGTIFGFAIGVASPCNEPSYIQSRGAFFAGLFFMLACVELVANLCSWSAFGYIAEKLLYKIRVGSFRALFQQELEWHQSGARNPSSLLSLITKDAASIGGFSGSIMGTIFAVVVNLFVAIIYSHILNWRIAIVCLVIVPMLLGSGIMQIRVLSRFEEKHAGAYATAVGITVESVNSIKTVAILSLEHEVFGQYKRALKDPKKEIISAVTFANIWLAVANVTGNIIYAFAYWWGSKQIVAGNATQTQFLIINVAMLVGAQLWGQMFTLAPEVTRARMAASRIFSLLDLGKSDADPAGRAADAADAASESSKGKEKEKDVEALANPNPRPSPGRGGVAVSFKNVSFSYPARPEVQILDNMSFTIQPGQFCGLVGPSGAGKSTVMAIVQRMYSAGTGTIEIDGMDISKFDGTDFRDDIAVVPQDSALFDGSVKFNVGLGARPGQDATDEEIEEACRLANIHETIVALPQGYDTECGPNGSQLSGGQRQRVAIARALVRKPRLLLLDESTSALDAESEKALQEGLERAARGITVIAIAHRLHTVRKADVIFVVEAGAVAAKGRHEELMEKSESYRLNAMQQMLGH from the exons ATGCCTGACCAAGACTCACGATCGGCTGCGGCCGAGAAGGCTGATACTGCTCTCTCGACATCACCAGAGCAACAACAAGTACAGACAACATCAACAGAGACTGCCGAGGTCGCGAAACCAAAGGGAAAG TCTCTCCCCTTCCTTGAGTACGTGTACGTGTGCGAAGAGAGACTGACCATCCTCTCCCAGCGCTTCGAGACTGTCTTCAGCTTCTTCAAGCTGCTTTTCTATGCCAACCCAACATGGCTCGATTACACGCTGGTCTGCGTGGGCACCATTGCCGCCATCGGCTCGGGTGTCCCCTTCCCTCTGATGGGTATTCTCTTCGGACAGCTGATTGACGACATGAACGGCGCCACCTGCGCCGACGGAATCGGGGATGTGGGCGCTTACCAGGACGCCGTCAACGACAAAGTCATCAAACTCGTCTGGATCACCTGCGTCGCCTTCTGCCTCATCTACACGCACACCACCTGCTGGGGAATCATCAGCCAGAGACTCGCATCCCGCCTCCGCGAGACGTACTTCCAGAGCTTGCTGAGACAGGATGTCGGCTTCTTCGAGAGCAGACAGGCCGGTGAGGTCTCGTCCCGCCTCAACTCCGATATCCAAACTATTCAGTCCGGAACGTCCGAGAAAGTCAGTCACTTCATCGGCACAATCTCCTTCTTCGTCACCGCGTACGTTATCGGCTTCATCAAGTACGCGCCCCTCGCCGGCATGCTGGTTTCGCTCATTCCCGCCTACTTGCTCGCGTCCATGATTTGCGGAAGCTACATCCAGAAATGGAGCGGAGCCATGTCGGAGGGCATGGCTAAGGCTTCGTCCATCGCTTCAGAGGCACTGTCTCACGTCGCCGTCGTCCAGGCGTTTGGCGCCGGACCTCGCCTCGAGAACAAGTTCGCCGGTCATGTCATGGTCGCTCAGAAGGAGGGTATCAAGAAGGCCATTGCTGCTGCCTCCAACGCCGGACTCTTGTACTTCATCGCCTACGCTGCGAACGCCCTCGCCTACTGGCAAGGTAGCAAGGCCATCTCCAGATCGGTTGCTGGAACTGGCGACGGCACTTCAGTTGGTGACATTTACACCGTTGTGTTCCTCATTGTCGACG CCTGTATCATGCTCGGTACCATCGCACCTCTGCTGCCCCTTTTCGGATCAGCAGCCGCTGCCTTTGTCAAGCTCCGGGAGGACATCGACAAGCACTCCACTATTGACTCCGTCACCGAGGACGGTGACAGACTGCCCACCAATATCCACGGCGAGGTTGAACTTCGCGGAGTTACCTTCTCTTACCCCTCGCGCCCCGATACGGACGTGCTCAAGAACATCTCTCTTGTCTGCCCCGGTGGAAAGTACACTGCCATCGTCGGTCTTTCTGGCAGCGGAAAGTCGACCATCGCCGGCCTTGCCACGAGAATCTATGACCCCAAGGAGGGCACAGTCCTCATCGACGGCCAGGATATCCGCAACCTCAACGTCAGAAACGTCCGCAGTTACATCAGTCTCGTCCAGCAGGAACCTTCCCTGCTCGACCGCTCCGTCATCGAAAACATTGCTCTCGGTCTCGTCAACTCGCCCAAGGAGGAGCACCAGAGACTCAAGGAAACGCTCTACGGACCCCAGCTCGCCCAGCTTGCCGAAGATCTCATGGCCGGAGAGGACCTCAACACCGCCGCCCAGAAGTACGGACCCGAAGTTGTCGAGATTGTCAAGCTCGTTCAGAACGCGACCGACCTGGCCGACGCCACTTCCTTCATCGACCGCCTCAAGCATGGATTCGGAACCGCCGTCGGCAGTGGTGGTAAGCTCGTCAGCGGTGGTCAGAGACAGCGTGTGGCCCTCGCCCGTGCTCTCATTCGTGACCCCAAGATTTTGATTCTCGACGAGGCCACCGCCGCCTTGGACTCTGCCAGTGAAGCCCGTATTCAAAAGGCTGTTGAGAATGTCTCCAAGGGCAGAACCCTCATCTCCATTGCTCACCGTCTCTCCACCATCAAGAACGCCGACAACATCATTGTCATGAGCGCTGGTGATATCATGGAGCAGGGAACTCACGCTGATCTCATCGCCCGCAACGGCGCCTACGCCAACTTGGTCAACCTGCAAAACATCAACGGctccgaggaggagaaggctCCCTCTCGCGCAAGCACCGCCGTCGAGTCGTCCGCGGCCTCTGTGGACGCCGAGACGCCCGGCGTCGACCCCAAGGATCTTGCCAGGGCCATCGAAACGGAGGCGGGCACGGATGCTGTCGTGACCGAGAAGACCAAGAAGCAACTCAAGAAGGAGGCCAAGGAGctcaagaaaaagaagaagaacgcGGCCCTGGAGACCGAGAACAGCGGTCTCGACAACGACAGGTCAACCTGGTGGATCACCAAGAAGGCTGGCGTCATGGTCCGCCCTCACATTCTCTACCTCCTCCTCGCCATGGTGTCCGCCTTCATTGTCGGCTGCACTTTCAGCGCATCTGGTACCATTTTCGGTTTCGCCATTGGCGTTGCCAGCCCTTGCAACGAGCCCAGCTACATCCAGAGCAGAGGTGCCTTCTTCGCCGGCCTCTTCTTCATGCTCGCCTGCGTCGAACTCGTCGCCAACTTGTGCAGTTGGTCCGCCTTTGGTTACATCGCCGAGAAGCTCCTGTACAAGATCCGTGTCGGCTCGTTCCGCGCCCTCTTCCAGCAGGAGCTCGAGTGGCACCAGTCCGGAGCCCGCAACCCTTCATCGCTCCTGTCTCTCATCACCAAGGATGCGGCGTCCATCGGTGGCTTCAGCGGTTCCATCATGGGAACCATCTTCGCCGTCGTGGTCAACTTGTTCGTCGCCATCATCTACTCTCACATTCTGAACTGGAGAATCGCCATCGTCTGCCTGGTCATCGTGCCCATGCTCCTGGGCTCCGGCATCATGCAGATCCGCGTCCTCTCTCGGTTCGAGGAGAAGCACGCCGGCGCCTACGCCACCGCCGTCGGCATCACCGTCGAGTCCGTCAACTCCATCAAGACCGTCGCCATCCTCTCCCTGGAGCACGAGGTCTTTGGCCAGTACAAGCGCGCCCTCAAGGACCCCAAGAAGGAGATCATCTCGGCCGTCACCTTCGCCAACATTTGGCTCGCCGTCGCCAACGTCACGGGTAACATCATCTACGCCTTCGCCTACTGGTGGGGATCCAAGCAGATCGTCGCCGGCAACGCCACGCAGACGCAGTTCCTCATCATCAACGTCGCCATGCTCGTCGGCGCCCAGCTGTGGGGTCAAATGTTCACCCTCGCCCCCGAGGTCACCCGCGCCCGCATGGCCGCCTCCAGAATCTTCAGTCTCCTCGACCTCGGCAAGTCCGACGCCGACCCGGCAGGCAGGGCCGCCGACGCCGCCGACGCGGCGTCAGAGTCCTCCAAGGGCAAGGAGAAGGAAAAGGACGTCGAGGCCCTCGCCAACCCCAACCCGCGCCCCTCCCCGGGTCGCGGCGGCGTCGCCGTCTCCTTCAAGAACGTCTCCTTCTCCTACCCCGCCCGCCCCGAGGTCCAGATCCTCGACAACATGTCCTTCACCATCCAGCCTGGCCAATTCTGCGGTCTCGTCGGCCCCTCGGGCGCCGGCAAGTCCACCGTCATGGCCATCGTCCAGCGCATGTACTCCGCCGGCACGGGAACGATCGAGATCGACGGCATGGACATCTCCAAGTTCGACGGCACCGACTTCCGCGACGACATCGCCGTCGTGCCCCAGGACAGCGCCCTCTTCGACGGCAGCGTCAAGTTCAACGTCGGCCTCGGCGCCCGCCCCGGCCAGGACGCCACCGACGAGGAGATCGAGGAGGCCTGCCGCCTCGCCAACATCCACGAGACCATCGTCGCCCTCCCGCAGGGCTACGACACCGAGTGCGGCCCCAACGGCTCCCAGCTGTCCGGCGGCCAGCGCCAGCGCGTCGCCATCGCCCGCGCCCTCGTCCGCAAGccccgcctcctcctcctcgacgaGAGCACCTCCGCCCTCGACGCCGAGAGCGAGAAGGCGCTGCAGGAGGGCCTCGAGCGCGCCGCGCGCGGCATCACCGTCATCGCCATCGCTCACAGGCTGCACACGGTCCGCAAGGCCGACGTCATCTTCGTCGTCGAGGCcggcgccgtcgccgccaagGGGAGGCACGAGGAGCTCATGGAGAAGAGCGAGAGTTACCGCCTCAACGCCATGCAGCAAATGCTGGGTCACTAG
- a CDS encoding SAM-dependent methyltransferase produces the protein MSQSNHEPNSQPPSPSPLLLSLAKSYPHDPAHLHKVLLPQLTHRLRLASLWSIAPGSRVLDIGCGQGDSALVLSQAVAPLSTTADGDANNTSPGPGPAGHVTALDPAPGDYGSPYTLAQSQSHISSSPHGAAITFHQSDAPTYLASHPSSAFDAATLCHSLWYFPSGAAITSLFKVLCKPNVSKLCFAEYAVRARTPAQKPHELAVAAQKRFYALRAGAEKGFSLDQGNVRGALAPEEIVKLAEGAGWKVRERGVVDTPGLLDGAWEVGVVVDASWAEEVVAEGLGKDEEEELLGYVREIRDAVEEVKKGGGRVETMDAVWVVMER, from the coding sequence ATGTCTCAATCCAACCACGAGCCAAACTCCCAACCGCCATCCCCctctcccctcctcctctccctCGCAAAATCCTATCCTCACGATCCAGCCCACTTACACAAAGTCCTCCTCCCGCAACTCACCCACCGCCTCCGCCTCGCCTCCCTCTGGTCCATCGCCCCCGGCAGCCGCGTCCTCGACATCGGCTGCGGCCAAGGCGACTCCGCCCTCGTCCTTTCCCAAGCCGTAGCCCCGCTCTCCACCACCGCCGATGGTGACGCCAACAACACCAGCCCGGGCCCGGGCCCGGCCGGCCACGTCACGGCCCTAGACCCGGCCCCCGGCGACTACGGCAGCCCCTACACCCTCGCCCAATCCCAATCCCAcatctcctcctccccccACGGCGCAGCAATCACCTTCCACCAGTCCGACGCGCCGACCTACCTCGCATCGCACCCTTCCTCAGCCTTTGACGCCGCTACGCTCTGTCATTCGCTGTGGTACTTCCCCTCCGGCGCCGCAATCACCTCCCTGTTCAAAGTCCTCTGCAAGCCCAACGTCTCCAAGCTCTGTTTCGCAGAATACGCAGTCAGAGCCCGGACTCCCGCGCAGAAACCGCACGAACTGGCCGTCGCGGCGCAGAAGCGGTTTTATGCGCTGCGGGCTGGCGCGGAGAAGGGGTTTAGTCTCGACCAGGGCAACGTCCGCGGCGCGCTTGCGCCTGAGGAGATTGTGAAGTTGGCGGAGGGGGCTGGGTGGAAGGTTCGGGAGAGGGGTGTTGTTGATACGCCTGGGTTGTTGGATGGGGCATGGGAGGTTGGTGTTGTGGTTGATGCGTCGTGGGCCGAGGAGGTTGTCGCCGAGGGGTTAGGGAAggatgaggaggaagagtTGTTGGGATATGTGAGGGAGATTCGGGATGCGGTCGAGGAGGTGAAGAAGGGTGGTGGGAGGGTTGAGACCATGGATGCTGTTTGGGTTGTTATGGAGCGTTGA
- a CDS encoding autophagy protein 8 yields the protein MRSKFKDEHPFEKRKAEAERIRQKYSDRIPVICEKVEKSDIATIDKKKYLVPADLTVGQFVYVIRKRIKLSPEKAIFIFVDEVLPPTAALMSSIYEEHKDEDGFLYITYSGENTFGDFEMA from the exons ATGCGATCCAAGTTCAAGGACGAGCACCCCTTTGAGAAGCGTAAGGCTGAGGCCGAGCGTATCCGCCAGAAGTATTCTGACCGTATTCCC GTTATCTGCGAGAAGGTCGAGAAGTCTGATATCGCTACTATTGATAAGAAGAAGTACCTCGTCCCCGCCGACCTGACGGTTGGTCAGTTCGTCTATGTCATCCGCAAGCGCATCAAGCTCTCCCCGGAGAAGGCCATCTTCATCTTCGTCGATGAGGTGCTGCCGCCTACCGCAGCTCTCATGAGCAGCATTTACGAGGAGCACAAGGACGAGGACGG ATTCCTTTACATCACCTACTCCGGCGAGAACACCTTTGGCGACTTTGAGATGGCTTAA
- a CDS encoding coproporphyrinogen III oxidase has product MASTKQSQRLLAQFASSRTRIAITTKQPQLQFGRRLVSSSSKSHFKGQQSGAVYSRFLIGAIGLAAAAPIAYKMAVQEPFQLDPPTLAERDALTKRESEVTVDSPMRLRMEKFIKEQQQIIVKELEKVDGTKFRKDEWNRKEGGGGITCVLQDGNVFEKGGVGVSVVYGTLPKPAIAKMRVNHKNLDDNVESLPFFAAGLSMVLHPKNPMAPTVHLNYRYFETSNPDGTSQAWWFGGGSDLTPSYLFDEDAVHFHKTLKETCDSHDKSYYPRFKKWCDEYFYNKHRGECRGVGGIFFDDLDETEKDRENTFAFIQDCLKSFLPGYLPILEKRKDMPFNEAEKDWQQIRRGKYVEFNLVHDRGTAFGLNTPGSRVESILMSLPLTASWKYMHEPEPKSREQRLVDVLRAPKEWGVQSGAKFGDYGFWLMSLTPVNQAAHYKPRSKQGEKGYAMSSFSPASTQSDTLPTPRVLITNLINSLTSAPLPPPGNTAADAANPLKTLPQPHRPLLVTLHVLFPSLLLPALDLLDRNLVTRAVPEATTPPSAALGRGHDHREGNNNPTNPAPAARQRQPGIDPNDAASEAAADGQGSPPPPRLQPATNQAPSAAAAFHLVRSVASTMTRRHHAVATSASASTTYLVHLDAWNCSCANFAYEAFPTVVSASSGGSSGGGGHDVRSDPVIMGADEVENDGEDDDREASDWRFGGLSLDGVDDGGVPCCKHLLACLLSEQWADTLGKYVTERRVSREEMAGLVADV; this is encoded by the exons ATGGCATCCACAAAGCAATCACAGAGGTTGCTTGCACAATTCGCCAGCTCTCGAACTAGAATCGCCATCACCACCAAGCAGCCACAGCTTCAATTCGGTCGCAGACTCGTCTCCTCCTCTTCAAAGTCCCATTTCAAGGGTCAACAATCCGGTGCCGTTTATAGCCGCTTCCTCATTGGCGCAATTGGTCTCGCTGCTGCAGCTCCCATCGCCTACAAGATG GCCGTCCAAGAACCCTTCCAACTCGATCCGCCGACCCTGGCCGAGCGCGATGCCCTGACCAAGCGGGAGTCCGAAGTTACCGTCGACTCGCCCATGCGCCTGCGCATGGAAAAGTTCATCAAGGAACAGCAACAGATCATCGTCAAGGAGCTCGAAAAGGTCGACGGCACCAAGTTCCGCAAGGACGAGTGGAACCGGAaagagggcggcggcggcatcaCCTGCGTGCTCCAGGACGGCAACGTCTTTGAGAAGGGCGGCGTCGGCGTGTCCGTCGTCTACGGCACCCTCCCCAAGCCCGCCATCGCCAAGATGCGTGTGAACCACAAGAACCTCGACGACAACGTCGAATCCCTCCCCTTCTTCGCCGCCGGCCTCAGCATGGTCCTGCACCCCAAGAACCCCATGGCCCCGACGGTCCACCTCAACTACCGCTACTTTGAGACTTCGAACCCCGACGGCACCTCCCAGGCTTGGTGgttcggcggcggcagcgaccTGACCCCGTCCTACCTCTTTGACGAGGACGCTGTGCACTTCCACAAGACGCTCAAGGAGACGTGCGACTCGCACGACAAGAGCTACTACCCGCGCTTCAAGAAGTGGTGCGACGAGTACTTTTACAACAAGCACCGCGGCGAGTGCCGCGGCGTCGGCGGCATCTTCTTTGACGACCTCGACGAGACCGAAAAGGACCGCGAGAACACTTTTGCCTTCATCCAGGACTGCCTCAAATCCTTCCTGCCCGGCTACCTCCCCATCCTCGAGAAGAGAAAGGACATGCCCTTCAACGAGGCCGAGAAGGACTGGCAGCAGATTCGCAGAGGCAAGTACGTCGAGTTCAACCTTGTCCACGACCGCGGCACCGCCTTTGGCCTCAACACCCCCGGCTCCAGAGTCGAGAGTATCCTCATGAGTCTGCCCCTGACGGCCAGCTGGAAGTACATGCATGAGCCCGAGCCCAAGAGCCGCGAGCAGCGCCTCGTGGATGTCCTCAGAGCGCCCAAGGAGTGG GGCGTACAATCCGGAGCCAAATTCGGTGACTATGGGTTCTGGCTGATGAGCCTTACACCTGTGAACCAGGCAGCACATTACAAACCTCGATCA AAGCAGGGCGAGAAGGGCTACGCCATGTCTTCTTTCTCACCGGCATCAACGCAGTCAGACACCCTGCCGACACCCCGCGTCCTCATCACCAACCTCATCAACTCTCTCACCTCGGCCCCTCTACCACCGCCAGGAAACACCGCAGCCGACGCAGCAAACCCCCTCAAAACCCTCCCGCAACCCCACCGTCCGCTCCTGGTAACCCTCCACGTCCTCTTTCCCTCCCTCCTTCTCCCGGCCCTGGACCTCCTAGACCGGAACCTCGTCACCCGCGCGGTCCCGGAGGCCACCACCCCTCCCTCCGCCGCCCTCGGCCGCGGCCACGACCACCGAGAAGGAAACAACAACCCCACCAACCCCGCACCCGCCGCCCGCCAACGTCAACCCGGTATCGATCCCAACGACGCCGCGTCCGAAGCGGCCGCCGATGGACAGgggtcaccaccaccaccccgcCTCCAACCAGCGACAAACCAAGCTCCGTCAGCCGCCGCCGCATTCCACCTCGTCCGCTCCGTAGCCTCAACAATGACCCGCAGACACCACGCCGTCGCGACATCAGCCTCCGCGTCGACGACGTACCTCGTCCACCTCGACGCCTGGAACTGCTCCTGCGCCAACTTTGCGTACGAAGCGTTTCCGACGGTCGTCAGCGCCAGcagcggcggcagcagcggcggcgggggCCACGACGTACGTTCGGACCCGGTCATCATGGGCGCAGATGAAGTCGAGAACGACGGGGAGGACGACGACCGCGAGGCGAGCGACTGGCGGTTTGGAGGCCTGAGCCTGGACGGCGTGGATGATGGCGGTGTGCCTTGCTGCAAACACCTGCTCGCTTGTCTTCTCTCCGAGCAGTGGGCGGATACTTTGGGGAAGTATGTCACTGAGAGGAGAGTGAGCAGGGAGGAGATGGCGGGGTTAGTTGCGGATGTGTAG
- a CDS encoding adenylate kinase: MSSLVEEAVKKLTNTVESLESRIKSLEDRAAGGSGKLSTEEVRMILIGPPGAGKGTQAPKIKEKFNCCHLATGDMLRSQVAKKTPLGREAKKIMDQGGLVSDDIVIGMIKEELDNNKECKGGFILDGFPRTVPQAEGLDTMLKARNQTLQHAVELQIDDSLLVARITGRLVHPASGRSYHSTFNPPKEYMKDDITGEPLIQRSDDNADALKKRLATYHAQTAPVVNYYKQNGIWKGLDASQQPGQVWKNMLEVFDEQRKGGHASGILSRIAGKN, from the exons ATGAGCAGTCTCGTTGAGGAAGCAGTCAAGAAGCTGACCAACACGGTCGAGAGCCTCGAGTCCAGAATCAAGTCTCTGGAGGACCGCGCAGCTGGCGGCTCCGGCAAGCTCTCCACCGAGGAGGTTCGCATGATCCTCATCGGCCCCCCCGGTGCCG GCAAGGGCACTCAAGCCCCCAAGATCAAGGAGAAGTTCAACTGCTGCCACTTG GCCACTGGCGACATGCTGCGATCCCAGGTCGCCAAGAAGACTCCGCTCGGCCGGGAAGCTAAGAAGATCATGGACCAGGGCGGTCTGGTCAGCGACGACATCGTCATTGGCATGATCAAGGAGGAGCTCGACAACAACAAGGAGTGCAAGGGAGG CTTCATCCTTGACGGTTTCCCTCGTACCGTCCCCCAGGCCGAGGGTCTCGATACCATGCTCAAGGCTCGCAACCAGACGCTTCAGCACGCCGTTGAGCTCCAGATCGACGACTCATTGCTCGTCGCTCGTATCACTGGCCGCCTCGTCCACCCCGCCAGCGGTCGCAGCTACCACAGCACCTTCAACCCTCCCAAGGAGTACATGAAGGACGACATCACCGGCGAGCCCCTCATCCAGCGCAGCGACGACAACGCCGATGCCCTGAAGAAGCGTCTTGCCACCTACCACGCCCAGACCGCCCCCGTCGTCAACTACTACAAGCAGAACGGTATCTGGAAGGGTCTCGACGCGTCGCAGCAGCCCGGCCAGGTATGGAAGAACATGCTTGAGGTCTTTGACGAGCAGCGCAAGGGTGGCCATGCCTCCGGCATTCTGAGCCGCATTGCCGGAAAGAACTAA